Part of the bacterium genome, GTCGGGCGCAAACGCGAAGGCCCGCGCCGCCGGCTCGAATCCCGGCGGGAAATTCGGTTCGGCGTGGCGGTCGTGCGTGAAGTGAAGGGGGCCGTTTGGCCGGCCAAGGAGCTTTGCGACAAGTCCCATTTTGCCAAGCGGCCAGCCGGGGATGCGCAGGAGCCGCTTTCCCGTTTCGCGCTCGAAATGCGTCGCGAGGCTGTCGAACGAGTAGAACGCGCCATCGCTCACGGTGAAGGTTCCGGCGATTTCGGGATGCTCGACCAGGTGCACAAAGCAGCGCGCCAGATCGTCCGCCGCGATCGCGGAGAATCGGTACGGCGACACGGGAAACACGCCGAGTTTCGCGATGCGCCGCAGCTTGCCGGAGTTGCGGTCGCGCGTGCCGACGACCATCGTGATGCGCAGGATCGCCGAGCCCGGCACGCGATTCACCTCGGATTCGCCGGCGAGCTTGCTTCGCCCGTACGCGCAGCGCGGGTGCGGCGTGTCGCCGGTGCGAAACGGCAAGCCGTCGTCCTTGAGCCCGTAAACCGACACGCTCGAGGAGTAGATGAGCCGCGCGCCCGCCGCCAACGCGGCGTCGGCCACGGCGCGCGTCCCGAGCACGTTCGCGGCATGAAAGGTGCGGTCGAGCGTGCCGGTCAGCACCGCCGCGAGGTGGATAACGGTGTCGCAGCCGTCGAGCGCGCCGTCTGGCAGGTGGGGCAGGCGGCCCCGGATGACCTCGACCCCGGCGGGCGCATTGTCCTCCGGAAACAGCAGCACACGCACGCGATGTCCCGCGTCGATCAGGGCCCGCGTGACGTATCCGCCGATGCGCCCGGAGGCGCCGGTGACGAAGACGAGATGGCTCATTTTTTACCGCGAAGGCGCAAAGAAAACCGCGAAGACGCCAAGATGTTCATACCGTAAAGACGTGAAGAGCGCCAAGGGAATTTATCCCTTTGCGCCCTTAGCGTGTTCTTCGCGCCATTGCGGTGAATTTTCGATCAGGTCGCCGCCGGGCCGGACGACGGCGCAAAGGGCGCGCGTTGGCCGCGCTGGGCGAGTTCGCGGTCGATCAGATACAGTCCGCTCGGCGCGTCCTGCACCATCTTGAATTTTTGCAGGACCATGTCCGCGGTCGCCTCTTCCTCGACCTGCTCGGAGACAAACCACTGCAAGAAGTTGTTTGTCGCGTGGTCCTTTTCCTTGATGGCGAGATCGACGAGCTTGTCGATCATCTTGCTCACCGCGCGCTCGTGCTTGAGCACGTCCTCGAACAGCCTGGCGGGTCCCGCCCACTTCGCCGGCGGCGCCTCGATGGCGGAAAGGGTCACCGCGCCGCCGCGTTCGAGAACGTAGTTGTAGATTTTCATCATGTGCCCGAACTCTTCGTGGGCCTGCGCGGTCATCCACGACGCGCATCCGGGCAGGTTCTCGCGCGTGCAATACGCGGCCATCGACAGGTACATGTACGCCGAATAGCCCTCGGCGTTGATCTGCGCGTTGAGCGCCTTCTGAAGCGATTCCTTCAATACGGCCACGGCGTCCTCCTCGGCACGAATGCGAAATGGGGAATGCGGAATTGCGAATGACGAACCAGGCGGCTTTTTTACCGCGAAGGCACCAAGGAACGCAAAGGATGGCACCGGGAGCGCCGATCCCCCCGGGAGCGCAGGCGTCCCGCCTGCTTCTATTGCGATTCGCCGGGAGCGCAGGCGTCCTGCCTGCTTCTATTGCGATTCGCCGGGAGCGCAGGCGTCCCGCCTGCTTCGGACCTGTGACTGCGATGGCCTGGGACCGCGGGCGGCCCGCCCGCTTTTATCGCCCGCGGAGCCGCGCCGCCCCGCGAACGCCGAACGCCTCCTGAGCGAAACGAAGGATCGGCAATTCAACGTCCCGCGTCACCGACGCGCCCCCAAACACCACGCCGCACGTCTTCATGCACCGGCCCCTCCCCGGGACCGCAGGTGTCCCCACCTGCTTCTCCCTTCAAATTCTTTTCACTACGGAAGCCGAGTGATATCGTTCCCGCGGTCCAATGAGTTCCAAATCAAATATTATCGAAGCGCTTGAAGTCGCGGTTGTTGTGCTGCCTGTCGTGATTGCCAACCCGGCGGCAACGATTTCCGTGCTTGGCGTACTTGTCGGCTTTAAGCTTGCCGAACGGCTTACGGAATCGATGGCGAAGCGATTTGCGGGCAGTGAGGAGCGTTTCGCCGATATCCTGCAAAAGTCATTGTCTCCGACGACCAAAGAAATCACGGCGGAAAGCGTCGAATTTTCGAAGGACGGAATCAACGAAATCGCCTCCGAAATGGGCGATATCGCAAAGCCCGGAGCAAGCGAACGGCTCCGCGCGGAATTTGTCAAAAGGCTCATCCTTCGTTCCTTGTCCGAGCAAGTCGCCGTTGATATCGCGAACGCTCTTGTCGCCTCGTTTGCCGCCGCTCTCGCGAAGATTTTGGATGGCGACGCAAAAGCCGCCGCTTTTCTTGGCGACATCCAACATCAAGAGACAAAGAAACTCGCCGAAGAAATCATCGATGCGATCAATGTGGTTCTCGCCGAGTTGGGGGAAATCAGGGGCGGCGTCGAGGAGATTCGCGCTACGGGAAAACGACGCAGCCCGCTACCCCTACAGCCGCCATACGAAGAATTTCCCGAAGGCGCGAACCCGCGCCTGGCTCTCGTTCCGATGTACGGCGTCGTGCGGTTTCACGGCCGCGACGCATTGATCGACGAATTACTCGACTGGTGCCGAAGCGACGCAAAACTCGGCCTTCGCGTCTTTCACGGCCCCGGCGGCCGAGGGAAGACGCGCCTGTTTCGCGAGTTGTGCCGCAGGGTCGCAACGAAAGATCCTGACTGGCACGCGGGCTTTTTCATCGAAGGGTCAGAGTTAGACCTCGATTCGTTTGACGACGTGCGTTCCGCACTCGTCGTTGTCGACTATGCCGATGCCAAGTTGTCGGATGTCGAACATCTCGGCACGGTCATTTCCAGGCTGCGCGCCAAAGGCTACGGCGGCCGCATTCGCGTCGTGCTGCTCGCGCGAGATGCGGGAACACACGGCGACTGGTGGGAAAATGTCCGCATCGGATCATGGGCGCCGCATATCGATTCCATCGGTCAATGTCAGGCTGAAGAAGTTTCGCCGCTCGCGCCCACGCCGGAACTGCAGCGCGACGCTTATCGTCACGCACGCATACATTTCGCGAAAGCGTTCGGTGGCGACACCGACGTTGAGGAACCCGATTTTGAGAGGCTCCACGACGAAAACCCGTACGTCTCGGATCGCGCGCAAGACGCCCTGACGCTGCACATTCTTGCCCTGAACGCCGTGCTCGGTATCGCCCCGGCGTCTTTCAACGAGAGTATCGACCGCCTACTGGAGCACGAGTATCGCTATTGGAAAAAGCTCGCGGGCGAACCGCTATGGAACCGATACGGACTGCAAGTCTTCAGACTCGCCAAGGCGTTTGCGACGCTGGCGGTTCCACCGTCGCAACCGCGCCAGCCGGAAATTCTGCTTCGACTGAAATCATTCGCGGAGACTGGAAAAGATTCGGTAGCCATAGCGCGGACAATCCACGAGCGCGGAATGGCGCGGCTAACACCCATCGAACCGGACCTCGTGGGCGAACGGCTAATCGGCAGTATTTTGAAGGACAAGAGTTCCGAAGCGCACATAGAATTGCTTGACGCGACGCTCAGTCATGACGAAACGCGATTCAGTGCTTTGACGGTACTTAGCCGAATAAGCGAATTGTCTGGACCGGTCGCATATGCAATCGTCCCGTGGCTTCCCGAACGATCTATCGCTCTAACTTTTTTTTCCGCAGACGTAACGGAACGCGCCGTTAAATTTGCCCGTTCGACTCGCCCGGGCGACAAAATCAACATCGCTCGTTATGTAAACGTCCTTGGCGTCCGCCGCAGCAATCTCGGCCAGCGCCTAGAAGCGCTTACTGCAGCAGAAGAAGCTGTCGTGCACTTCCGTGACCATGCGGCGACGAACGGCGACGCGTTTTTTTCCGATCTGGCTAGTGCGTTGAACAACATCAGCGTGAATTATAGTGATCTCGGCGAGCGCGAGAAAGCTCTATCGGTTACCGATGAGGCTGTGACTATTTACCGCAAGTTAGCGGAGAAGGACCGCGATGTCTTTCTGCCTAGGCTGGCAGTGGTTCTTAGCAATTTGGGCAATCGATACAACGATCTAGGTAAGACAAATCAGGCACTGGTTACGATGGAGGAATCGGAAGGCTTGTTTCGTGAATTATCTAAAAAAAACAGGGACGAATTCTTACCCGATCTGGCAATGGTACTCAACAATCTTGGCACGATTCTTTCCGGCATTAATCGACACGTGAAGGCGCTCAAAGTGACGGAGGAAGCTGTTGAATATTACCGTATCCTTGTAAAAAAGAACCGCGACGCGTTTCTGCCAGGCCTTGCCAGTGCGCTCCCTAATCTTTGTGCCCGATACGGACATTTGGATCAACTAATAGAGGCACTTAAGGTCGCGGACGAAGCGGTCGAAATTTACTCCGATCTCGCTCGGAGAAACAACGATGCTTATATTGTAAATCTCGCACAGTCGCGAAATAATAGAGCCGCCACACTGCACAGGCTTGACCGGAACGGTGAGGCAGTTATAGCAGCGCGACAAGCGGTCGAGACGCTGCGCGAGCCATTCCTTAAATTCCCGCAAGCCCTTAAAATCAAGATGAAGCGTTATCTTTCAAACTATTCAAATTCGACGAAATTGGCGGGTATCGAGCCGGATGCGGAGTTGGTGGGGCCGATTGCGGAGGCGTTGATGAAGTTGGAGGAGGAGCGCGGGGAGTAGGGGGCGCGATTCGAAGCAGGTGACCCGCCTTCGCCTAAGCTTCGGCGCGGCAGGCCGGTCGCGGTTCCGACGACTTCCGCGCGCTCCGCGACTCCGCGTGAAACATTTGCCGAGCTGAAGCTCGGCGTTCCCAGGGGAGTCGCATGCCGAGCTGGCGCTCGGCGGACCCGGGCTGTACCCGCTCCCTTACGGTCGCGGTTCCAATCGACCTCCGCGCGCTCCGCGGCTCCGCGTGAACAAAATAAGCAGGCAAGCTGCCCGCGGTCCCGGCGAATCGCACCGAAGCAGGCGGGACGCCTGCGCTCCCAGGGCGCTCGGCGGTTACTTCGCGCGTTCCAGGTAGACGCGCGCATCGGGGTCGACGCGGATCAGTTCGCCTTCTTCGATGAACGGGGGCACGTTGATGGTGACGCCGTTTTCGAGCTTGGCGGGTTTGGGGGAGTTCGTCGCCGTGGCGCCGCGCATGTAGGGCACCGTCTCGACGACCTTCAATTCGATCGTCTTGGGCAGCGACGCGCCCACGATCTGCTCGTTGAAAAACAACACGGTGATGCGCATGTTCTCGACGAGCCAGTCGGTCATGTCCCCCAGCACGTCCTTGTCGATCGCGATCTGCTCGTACGTTTCCGTGTTCATGAAATGGTAGTGCGTTCCCTCGGAGTAGAGAAATTCCATCTCGTGCTCGTCCAGGAACGCGCGCTTGATGTCCTCCACCGAGCGGAAGCGCTGCTCGAACTGCACCCCCGTGCGCAGGTTGCGC contains:
- a CDS encoding NAD-dependent epimerase/dehydratase family protein gives rise to the protein MSHLVFVTGASGRIGGYVTRALIDAGHRVRVLLFPEDNAPAGVEVIRGRLPHLPDGALDGCDTVIHLAAVLTGTLDRTFHAANVLGTRAVADAALAAGARLIYSSSVSVYGLKDDGLPFRTGDTPHPRCAYGRSKLAGESEVNRVPGSAILRITMVVGTRDRNSGKLRRIAKLGVFPVSPYRFSAIAADDLARCFVHLVEHPEIAGTFTVSDGAFYSFDSLATHFERETGKRLLRIPGWPLGKMGLVAKLLGRPNGPLHFTHDRHAEPNFPPGFEPAARAFAFAPDAGAGGRINRKRR
- a CDS encoding tetratricopeptide repeat protein, translated to MSSKSNIIEALEVAVVVLPVVIANPAATISVLGVLVGFKLAERLTESMAKRFAGSEERFADILQKSLSPTTKEITAESVEFSKDGINEIASEMGDIAKPGASERLRAEFVKRLILRSLSEQVAVDIANALVASFAAALAKILDGDAKAAAFLGDIQHQETKKLAEEIIDAINVVLAELGEIRGGVEEIRATGKRRSPLPLQPPYEEFPEGANPRLALVPMYGVVRFHGRDALIDELLDWCRSDAKLGLRVFHGPGGRGKTRLFRELCRRVATKDPDWHAGFFIEGSELDLDSFDDVRSALVVVDYADAKLSDVEHLGTVISRLRAKGYGGRIRVVLLARDAGTHGDWWENVRIGSWAPHIDSIGQCQAEEVSPLAPTPELQRDAYRHARIHFAKAFGGDTDVEEPDFERLHDENPYVSDRAQDALTLHILALNAVLGIAPASFNESIDRLLEHEYRYWKKLAGEPLWNRYGLQVFRLAKAFATLAVPPSQPRQPEILLRLKSFAETGKDSVAIARTIHERGMARLTPIEPDLVGERLIGSILKDKSSEAHIELLDATLSHDETRFSALTVLSRISELSGPVAYAIVPWLPERSIALTFFSADVTERAVKFARSTRPGDKINIARYVNVLGVRRSNLGQRLEALTAAEEAVVHFRDHAATNGDAFFSDLASALNNISVNYSDLGEREKALSVTDEAVTIYRKLAEKDRDVFLPRLAVVLSNLGNRYNDLGKTNQALVTMEESEGLFRELSKKNRDEFLPDLAMVLNNLGTILSGINRHVKALKVTEEAVEYYRILVKKNRDAFLPGLASALPNLCARYGHLDQLIEALKVADEAVEIYSDLARRNNDAYIVNLAQSRNNRAATLHRLDRNGEAVIAARQAVETLREPFLKFPQALKIKMKRYLSNYSNSTKLAGIEPDAELVGPIAEALMKLEEERGE
- the efp gene encoding elongation factor P, with the protein product MFTPANRIRVGNIVEIEGDPCRVMDATHITPGKGNAVVQTKMRNLRTGVQFEQRFRSVEDIKRAFLDEHEMEFLYSEGTHYHFMNTETYEQIAIDKDVLGDMTDWLVENMRITVLFFNEQIVGASLPKTIELKVVETVPYMRGATATNSPKPAKLENGVTINVPPFIEEGELIRVDPDARVYLERAK
- a CDS encoding ferritin — encoded protein: MYLSMAAYCTRENLPGCASWMTAQAHEEFGHMMKIYNYVLERGGAVTLSAIEAPPAKWAGPARLFEDVLKHERAVSKMIDKLVDLAIKEKDHATNNFLQWFVSEQVEEEATADMVLQKFKMVQDAPSGLYLIDRELAQRGQRAPFAPSSGPAAT